In Simplicispira sp. 125, one DNA window encodes the following:
- a CDS encoding DeoR/GlpR family DNA-binding transcription regulator — protein MNTNPRQLLLLEEVRARQSATVEELAETLGVTLQTVRRDVQRLSEHGLLTRFHGGVRMPGSTVENIAHTQRETLNSEGKARIAKAVAQRVPNNCSLILNIGTTTEAIAKALLKHQGLRVITNNLNVAAILCSNPDCEVIVTGGVVRSRDRGIVGEAAVDFIRQFRVDIAIIGISGIEDDGSLRDFDYREVKVAQTIVEHAREVWLAADHSKFNRPAMVQLATLDQIDRLFTDEQPPAPFPALLENADVELVLAAP, from the coding sequence GTGAACACCAATCCCAGACAACTGCTTCTGCTCGAAGAAGTGCGCGCCCGCCAGTCGGCCACGGTGGAAGAACTCGCCGAAACTCTGGGAGTGACCCTGCAGACGGTGCGGCGCGATGTGCAGCGTCTTTCCGAGCACGGGCTGCTCACCCGGTTCCATGGGGGCGTGCGCATGCCGGGTTCCACGGTAGAGAACATTGCCCACACCCAGCGCGAAACGCTCAATTCCGAGGGCAAGGCGCGCATTGCCAAGGCGGTGGCGCAACGGGTGCCCAACAACTGCTCGCTGATCCTCAATATCGGAACCACCACCGAAGCCATTGCCAAGGCGCTGCTCAAGCACCAGGGCCTGCGCGTCATTACCAATAACCTCAACGTCGCGGCTATCCTGTGCAGCAACCCCGATTGCGAGGTCATCGTGACCGGGGGCGTGGTGCGCTCGCGCGACCGGGGCATCGTGGGCGAAGCCGCCGTGGACTTCATTCGCCAGTTTCGGGTGGATATCGCCATCATTGGTATCTCGGGCATCGAGGACGACGGCTCGCTGCGCGACTTCGATTACCGCGAGGTGAAAGTGGCACAAACCATCGTGGAACACGCCCGCGAGGTCTGGCTGGCCGCCGACCACAGCAAGTTCAACCGCCCTGCCATGGTGCAGCTGGCCACCCTGGACCAAATCGACCGCCTGTTTACCGACGAGCAGCCGCCTGCGCCCTTCCCCGCTCTGCTGGAAAACGCCGATGTGGAACTGGTGCTTGCCGCACCCTGA
- a CDS encoding ABC transporter ATP-binding protein, whose translation MELVLERISKKVGAQTWLYDMDLALHSNAVTVLLGATQAGKTSLMRIMAGLDAPSSGRVRVDGKDVTGMPVRQRNVAMVYQQFINYPSLTVADNIASPLKLRGEKNLQARVRELAERLHIEMFLDRLPAELSGGQQQRVALARALAKGAPLMLLDEPLVNLDYKLREELREELTQLFAAGQSTVVYATTEPAEALLLGGYTAVLDEGRLLQYGPTADVFHEPCSLRVARAFSDPPINLVAAGSAANGLRLQGGVELVPRKPLAAPASANLTVGVRASALRVQARPGDVAVQGTVELAEISGSDTYVHATTPLGDLVAQITGVHYFDLGASVTLYFSPAQVYVFGGDGGLLLAPQRTGGI comes from the coding sequence ATGGAGCTGGTTCTGGAGCGCATCAGCAAAAAAGTGGGCGCGCAAACCTGGCTGTACGACATGGATCTGGCCCTGCACAGCAACGCCGTGACGGTGTTGTTGGGGGCTACGCAGGCGGGCAAAACCAGTCTGATGCGCATCATGGCCGGGTTGGATGCGCCCAGCAGCGGGCGGGTGCGGGTGGATGGGAAGGATGTGACGGGCATGCCGGTGCGCCAGCGCAATGTGGCCATGGTCTACCAGCAGTTCATCAACTACCCCTCGCTTACTGTGGCGGACAACATCGCGTCGCCGCTCAAGCTGCGCGGTGAAAAGAACCTGCAGGCGCGCGTACGCGAACTGGCCGAGCGCCTGCACATAGAAATGTTTCTGGACCGCCTGCCCGCCGAGCTTTCAGGCGGACAGCAGCAGCGCGTGGCCTTGGCCCGCGCGCTGGCCAAGGGCGCGCCGCTCATGCTGCTCGATGAACCCCTGGTGAACCTGGACTACAAGCTGCGCGAAGAATTGCGTGAAGAACTCACGCAACTGTTTGCCGCAGGGCAGTCTACCGTGGTGTATGCGACGACCGAACCGGCGGAGGCCCTTTTGCTGGGCGGCTATACGGCCGTGCTCGACGAAGGGCGACTGCTGCAATACGGCCCCACGGCCGATGTGTTCCACGAGCCCTGCTCGCTGCGCGTGGCGCGCGCCTTCAGCGACCCCCCCATCAACCTGGTGGCGGCTGGGTCGGCAGCGAACGGCCTGCGACTGCAAGGCGGTGTGGAGCTGGTGCCGCGCAAGCCCCTGGCAGCGCCTGCCAGCGCAAATCTGACCGTTGGGGTGCGTGCCAGTGCGCTGCGCGTGCAGGCGCGCCCTGGCGATGTGGCAGTGCAGGGTACGGTGGAGCTGGCCGAGATTTCCGGCTCCGATACCTATGTGCACGCGACGACACCGCTGGGCGACCTGGTCGCCCAGATCACGGGGGTGCATTACTTTGATCTCGGGGCCTCGGTCACGCTGTACTTCAGCCCTGCGCAGGTCTATGTGTTTGGCGGCGATGGCGGCCTGCTGCTGGCGCCGCAGCGCACGGGGGGGATTTGA
- a CDS encoding ABC transporter ATP-binding protein has translation MAHITLDLAHSYKPNPHQDSDYALLPLKMEFEDGGAYALLGPSGCGKTTMLNIMSGLLVPSHGKVLFDGSDVTHKSPQHRNIAQVFQFPVIYDTMTVAENLAFPLRNRKVPQDQIRQRVGVIAEMLEMSGQLDQRAAGLSADAKQKISLGRGLVRSDVAAVLFDEPLTVIDPHLKWQLRRKLKQIHHELKLTLIYVTHDQVEALTFADQVVVMTRGRAVQVGSADALFERPQHVFVGHFIGSPGMNFLPAQFDTGRLQVAGHALELPTPRVLPAGALQVGIRPEYLSLAQSGQVGALPCTVSRVQDIGTYFMLTAQAGAHQVKARFNTEQRLPSAGDQVWLQVLGEHTCFYQNEELLP, from the coding sequence ATGGCGCATATCACGCTTGATCTGGCGCATTCGTACAAACCCAACCCCCATCAGGACAGCGACTACGCGCTGCTGCCGCTCAAGATGGAGTTCGAAGACGGTGGCGCTTACGCGCTGCTGGGTCCGTCGGGCTGCGGCAAGACGACCATGCTCAACATCATGTCGGGCCTGCTGGTGCCTTCGCATGGCAAGGTACTGTTCGATGGCAGCGACGTGACGCACAAGAGTCCTCAGCACCGCAACATTGCCCAAGTGTTCCAGTTCCCGGTGATCTACGACACCATGACGGTGGCCGAGAACCTGGCCTTCCCTCTGCGCAACCGCAAGGTGCCGCAAGACCAGATTCGCCAGCGCGTCGGAGTCATTGCCGAGATGCTGGAGATGAGCGGACAGCTGGACCAGCGTGCGGCGGGCCTGTCGGCCGATGCCAAGCAGAAGATCTCGCTGGGCCGGGGGCTGGTGCGCTCGGATGTGGCCGCTGTGCTGTTCGATGAGCCACTCACGGTGATTGACCCGCACCTCAAGTGGCAATTGCGGCGCAAACTCAAGCAGATCCACCATGAGCTCAAGCTCACGTTGATCTATGTGACCCACGACCAGGTCGAGGCGCTGACCTTTGCCGACCAGGTGGTGGTGATGACGCGCGGCCGTGCCGTACAGGTGGGCTCGGCTGATGCATTGTTCGAGCGGCCACAGCATGTGTTTGTCGGGCATTTCATTGGCTCGCCGGGGATGAATTTTCTGCCCGCGCAATTCGACACAGGGCGCTTGCAGGTGGCTGGCCATGCCCTGGAGCTGCCAACGCCGCGCGTGCTGCCTGCGGGTGCGCTGCAGGTGGGCATACGGCCTGAATATCTGTCACTGGCGCAGTCGGGCCAGGTCGGCGCCTTGCCGTGCACCGTGTCGCGTGTGCAGGATATCGGCACCTATTTCATGCTGACCGCACAGGCAGGTGCGCACCAAGTCAAGGCGCGTTTCAACACGGAACAGCGCTTGCCCTCTGCCGGCGATCAGGTCTGGCTGCAGGTGCTGGGTGAACACACTTGCTTCTACCAAAACGAGGAGTTGTTGCCATGA
- a CDS encoding sugar ABC transporter permease produces the protein MSGTTKPVNQKAWFLILPVLLCVAFSAIIPLMTVVNYSVQDIISPERRVFVGVEWFASVMRDEELHSALWRQITFSLAVLLVEIPLGILLALSMPAQGWKSSAVLVVVALSLLIPWNVVGTIWQIYGRADIGLLGYTLQKIGIDYSYTGNATHAWLTVLVMDVWHWTPLVALLCFAGLRSIPDAYYQAARIDGASKLAVFRYIQLPKMRGVLMIAVLLRFMDSFMIYTEPFVLTGGGPGNATTFLSQYLTQKAVGQFDLGPAAAFSLIYFLIILLMCFILYNWMQRMGTADAQGAGHE, from the coding sequence ATGAGCGGAACCACCAAACCGGTGAACCAAAAAGCCTGGTTTCTGATTCTTCCGGTGCTGCTATGTGTGGCCTTCTCGGCCATCATTCCTTTAATGACGGTGGTGAACTACTCGGTGCAGGACATCATCTCGCCCGAGCGCCGGGTGTTCGTCGGGGTGGAGTGGTTTGCCTCGGTAATGCGCGATGAGGAATTGCACTCTGCACTGTGGCGGCAAATTACCTTTTCGCTGGCGGTGCTGTTGGTGGAGATTCCGCTGGGTATTTTGCTGGCGTTGTCCATGCCTGCGCAGGGATGGAAGTCTTCTGCCGTGCTGGTGGTGGTGGCGCTGTCGCTGCTGATTCCGTGGAACGTGGTGGGCACGATCTGGCAGATCTATGGGCGTGCCGACATCGGCCTGCTGGGATATACGCTGCAAAAGATCGGCATCGATTACAGCTACACGGGCAATGCCACGCATGCCTGGCTCACGGTGCTGGTGATGGATGTATGGCACTGGACGCCGCTGGTTGCGCTGCTGTGTTTTGCCGGGCTGCGCAGCATTCCCGATGCGTACTACCAGGCCGCCCGGATCGATGGGGCCAGCAAGCTGGCGGTGTTCCGCTACATCCAGCTGCCCAAGATGCGGGGCGTGTTGATGATCGCGGTGCTGCTGCGTTTCATGGACAGTTTCATGATCTACACCGAGCCGTTTGTTCTGACCGGCGGCGGACCGGGCAATGCCACGACCTTCCTGTCGCAGTACCTCACGCAGAAGGCGGTCGGCCAGTTTGATCTGGGGCCGGCGGCAGCCTTCTCGCTGATCTACTTCCTCATCATCCTGCTGATGTGTTTCATCCTCTACAACTGGATGCAGCGCATGGGAACCGCCGACGCACAAGGGGCTGGCCATGAATGA